One genomic segment of Paraburkholderia aromaticivorans includes these proteins:
- a CDS encoding aldehyde dehydrogenase family protein: MDSFNPDDVAIRSGHYIGGEYVEAGGHRIEVARPSDGVVYASVPLADAAMVDRAVENAWQAFKRSGWARMAPRERAKILRRFAELVEADAPTLGRLEALGSTRPIAQAIGWDVPFTAEGIRFYAEFADKLGGDVAATDHDHLGMTIAEPYGVIGAIAPWNFPLVMASWKIAPALAAGNAVVLKPSEMTPFSVLRLAELAVQAGVPAGIFNVIQGDGRVTGDELVRHPKISKVTFTGSTRTGASIMAACANSGTKPVTLELGGKSPQIVFADAPRLDDVARRIAGAITGNAGQVCVAGSRLLVERSLAEPLAERIGKFFAELKPGATWAAGTTLSPIISAPQAARIEGIVGRTLQAGATLRYGGVRADGGADGAFYAPTLLTNVTAHSEAVREEVFGPVLTLQTFDTEEEALALAQHPEYGLAAGVHTADLGRALRFVRGLEAGTVWVNRYGRTSDFMIPTGGYKRSGIGKDLGRQAYEANLRFKSVLIDLRP, translated from the coding sequence ATGGACAGCTTCAATCCGGACGACGTCGCGATTCGCAGCGGCCATTACATCGGCGGTGAATATGTCGAGGCGGGCGGGCACCGCATCGAGGTGGCGCGGCCATCGGACGGCGTGGTGTACGCGTCGGTGCCGCTCGCCGATGCCGCGATGGTGGACCGCGCGGTCGAAAACGCATGGCAGGCATTCAAACGCAGTGGCTGGGCGCGCATGGCGCCGCGCGAACGCGCGAAGATTCTGCGCCGTTTCGCCGAACTGGTCGAAGCCGACGCGCCGACGCTCGGCCGCCTGGAAGCACTCGGTTCGACGCGTCCGATCGCGCAGGCGATCGGCTGGGACGTGCCGTTCACCGCCGAGGGCATCCGCTTTTACGCCGAGTTCGCCGACAAGCTGGGCGGCGACGTGGCGGCCACCGATCACGATCATCTCGGCATGACGATCGCCGAGCCCTACGGCGTGATCGGCGCGATCGCGCCATGGAATTTTCCGCTCGTCATGGCGTCGTGGAAGATCGCCCCGGCGCTGGCGGCGGGCAATGCGGTGGTGCTCAAGCCGTCGGAGATGACGCCGTTCTCGGTCTTGCGGCTCGCCGAACTCGCCGTGCAGGCGGGCGTGCCCGCGGGCATCTTCAATGTGATCCAGGGCGATGGCCGCGTGACCGGCGACGAACTGGTCCGCCATCCGAAGATCAGCAAGGTCACCTTCACGGGCTCCACGCGCACCGGCGCGTCGATCATGGCGGCGTGCGCCAACAGCGGCACCAAGCCGGTCACGCTGGAACTGGGCGGCAAGAGCCCGCAAATCGTGTTCGCCGACGCGCCGCGTCTGGACGACGTGGCGCGCCGCATCGCCGGCGCGATCACGGGCAACGCGGGGCAGGTGTGCGTGGCGGGCTCGCGCCTGCTGGTCGAGCGCAGCCTCGCCGAGCCGCTGGCCGAACGGATCGGCAAGTTCTTTGCCGAATTGAAGCCCGGCGCGACATGGGCCGCGGGCACGACGCTCTCGCCGATCATCTCGGCGCCGCAGGCGGCGCGCATCGAAGGTATCGTCGGACGCACGCTGCAAGCCGGCGCGACGCTGCGCTACGGCGGCGTCAGGGCCGACGGCGGCGCGGACGGCGCGTTCTACGCGCCCACCTTGCTCACGAACGTCACGGCGCACTCCGAAGCGGTACGCGAAGAAGTCTTCGGGCCCGTGCTGACGCTGCAGACCTTCGATACCGAAGAAGAAGCGCTCGCGCTCGCACAGCATCCCGAGTACGGCCTCGCGGCCGGCGTGCATACCGCCGACCTTGGCCGCGCGCTGCGTTTCGTGCGCGGGCTCGAGGCGGGCACGGTGTGGGTCAACCGCTATGGCCGCACCTCGGACTTCATGATCCCCACGGGCGGCTACAAGCGCTCCGGCATCGGCAAGGATCTGGGCCGCCAGGCCTACGAGGCCAACCTGCGTTTCAAGAGCGTGCTGATCGACCTGCGGCCCTGA
- a CDS encoding ABC transporter ATP-binding protein produces MAERDMIEVRGLRVVAGAAPGPVTEIVKGVDFSVKKGEVLALIGESGSGKTTIALSLLGYARSGCAISGGSVRIGEVEVLSLDAKGRRALRARTVAYVAQSAAAGFNPARTIMDQVTEPALLHHLMTKEAARLKAIGLFRSLALPAPETIGERYPHQVSGGQLQRLMAAMALITDPAVVVFDEPTTALDVTTQIEVLAAFKKVIRELGTTAVYVSHDLAVVAQMADRIVVLNGGAVKENGAVAQVLDAPVDAYTRQLLAATRRPEAVLELPKNLGKHVPPLLEIRGLSAGYGRVDRDGVPAVRVLDDVSLSIPRGSTLGVIGESGSGKTTLARVVAGLVDRARGEVLFNGQPLPAQLSRRTPEQYRQIQIVFQNADTALNPSHPIADILARPLAFYHHLRGSAAKKRMLELLDLVKLPAAIATRTPAGLSGGQKQRVNLARALAADPALILCDEVTSALDTVVGAAILDLLAELRRELGVSYMFISHDISTVRAICDEVIVLYAGHRVEAGQRDVLAAPPYHPYTGLLVDSVPALKPGWLDARRDIVATALPAMGESADIAELCSFRARCPVRIDGKCNVTPPSLKKLPSGAEILCHHPAAELNRLQSVEATPA; encoded by the coding sequence ATGGCTGAGCGGGACATGATCGAAGTGAGGGGCCTGAGAGTCGTCGCGGGTGCGGCGCCGGGGCCGGTGACGGAGATCGTCAAGGGTGTCGATTTTTCGGTGAAGAAGGGCGAAGTGCTCGCGCTGATCGGCGAGTCCGGTTCGGGCAAGACCACCATCGCGTTGTCGCTGCTCGGCTATGCGCGCTCGGGCTGTGCGATCAGCGGCGGGTCGGTGCGCATCGGCGAGGTCGAGGTGTTGTCGCTCGACGCGAAGGGCCGCCGCGCGTTGCGCGCGCGCACCGTCGCCTATGTCGCGCAGAGCGCGGCGGCCGGTTTCAATCCGGCGCGCACGATCATGGATCAGGTCACCGAGCCGGCGCTGCTGCATCACCTGATGACGAAAGAGGCGGCGCGCCTCAAAGCGATCGGGCTGTTCCGCTCGCTCGCGCTGCCCGCGCCGGAAACCATCGGCGAGCGCTATCCGCACCAGGTGTCCGGCGGCCAGTTGCAGCGTTTGATGGCGGCCATGGCGTTGATCACCGATCCGGCCGTCGTCGTGTTCGACGAGCCGACCACGGCGCTCGACGTCACCACGCAGATCGAAGTGCTCGCGGCCTTCAAGAAGGTGATTCGCGAACTCGGCACCACGGCCGTCTACGTCTCGCACGATCTGGCGGTGGTCGCGCAGATGGCGGACCGCATCGTCGTCCTGAACGGCGGCGCGGTGAAAGAAAACGGCGCGGTCGCGCAAGTGCTCGACGCGCCCGTGGACGCCTACACGCGCCAGCTGCTGGCCGCCACGCGCCGTCCGGAAGCGGTGCTGGAGTTGCCGAAGAACCTCGGCAAACACGTGCCGCCGCTGCTGGAGATTCGCGGACTGTCCGCGGGCTATGGCCGCGTCGACCGCGACGGCGTGCCCGCCGTGCGCGTGCTGGACGACGTCAGTCTGTCGATCCCGCGCGGCAGCACGCTCGGCGTGATCGGCGAATCCGGCTCCGGCAAGACCACGCTCGCGCGCGTGGTGGCGGGTCTCGTCGACCGGGCGCGCGGCGAGGTGCTGTTCAACGGCCAGCCGCTGCCGGCGCAACTCTCGCGCCGCACGCCGGAGCAGTACCGGCAGATCCAGATCGTGTTCCAGAACGCCGACACGGCGTTGAACCCGAGCCACCCCATCGCCGATATCCTCGCCCGGCCGCTCGCGTTCTATCACCATCTGCGTGGGTCGGCGGCGAAAAAGCGCATGCTGGAACTGCTCGATCTGGTGAAGCTGCCGGCCGCCATCGCCACCCGCACGCCGGCCGGTCTCTCCGGTGGGCAGAAGCAGCGTGTGAATCTGGCGCGCGCGCTCGCCGCCGATCCCGCCTTGATTCTGTGCGACGAGGTGACCTCCGCGCTCGACACGGTGGTCGGCGCGGCGATCCTCGATCTGCTCGCCGAACTGCGGCGCGAACTGGGCGTGTCGTACATGTTCATCAGCCACGATATTTCGACGGTGCGCGCGATCTGCGACGAAGTGATCGTGCTGTATGCGGGGCATCGCGTGGAAGCAGGGCAGCGCGACGTGCTCGCCGCGCCGCCGTATCACCCGTACACGGGTCTGCTGGTGGATTCGGTGCCGGCGCTCAAACCCGGCTGGCTCGACGCGCGCCGTGACATCGTCGCCACCGCCTTGCCGGCGATGGGCGAGAGCGCGGACATTGCCGAGCTGTGCTCGTTTCGCGCGCGCTGTCCGGTGCGGATCGACGGCAAGTGCAACGTGACGCCGCCCTCGCTGAAGAAGCTGCCGTCGGGCGCGGAGATTCTGTGCCACCATCCGGCCGCCGAACTGAACCGTCTGCAGAGCGTGGAGGCGACACCGGCATGA
- a CDS encoding haloacid dehalogenase type II — translation MIEFEPKYITFDCYGTLTKFHMADMTREQYGHLLNGEDLEKLVAFYSGYRRDEVLGAWKPYRDVVVNALRRACKRMNVEFNEAGAQSIYEAVPTWGPHPDVPEGVARLAKKYKLVILSNASNNQIQSNVDKLGAPFYKVFTAEQAQSYKPRMQGFEYMFDQLNCNPEDVLHVSSSLRYDLMTAHDLGIKHKVFVKRGHEPSTPYYQYYEVNDIPHLASELGL, via the coding sequence ATGATCGAATTCGAACCGAAATACATCACCTTCGACTGCTACGGCACGCTGACCAAATTCCACATGGCCGACATGACGCGCGAACAGTACGGCCACCTGCTGAACGGCGAAGACCTGGAAAAGCTCGTCGCGTTTTACTCGGGCTATCGTCGCGACGAAGTGCTCGGTGCATGGAAGCCGTACCGCGATGTGGTGGTCAACGCGCTGCGCCGCGCCTGCAAGCGTATGAACGTCGAATTCAACGAAGCGGGTGCCCAAAGCATCTATGAAGCCGTGCCGACCTGGGGTCCGCATCCGGACGTGCCGGAAGGCGTCGCCCGTCTGGCGAAGAAGTACAAGCTGGTGATTCTCTCGAACGCTTCGAACAACCAGATCCAGAGCAACGTCGACAAGCTCGGCGCGCCGTTCTACAAGGTCTTCACGGCCGAGCAGGCACAGTCGTACAAGCCGCGCATGCAAGGCTTCGAATACATGTTCGACCAGCTCAACTGCAACCCGGAAGACGTGCTGCACGTGTCGTCGAGCCTGCGCTACGACCTGATGACCGCGCACGACCTGGGCATCAAGCACAAGGTTTTCGTCAAGCGCGGCCACGAACCGTCGACGCCGTACTACCAGTACTACGAGGTCAACGACATTCCGCATCTGGCTTCGGAACTCGGCCTGTAA
- a CDS encoding NAD(P)/FAD-dependent oxidoreductase yields MAPRVAIIGAGPAGVRAAEALVETGLRPVVVDEGRRDGGQIYRRQPDGFSRSYETLYGTEAARAESLHQSFDALKSKIDYLPETLVWNISPNTLHLVSGTRYRTLVFDALIVCSGATDRLMPVKGWHQAGAYSLGGAQVALKSQGCAIGSRVVMMGSGPLLYLVAAQYVKAGAQVAAVLDTSTFIQRVAALPRLLAIPAALRKGIALTRVLAAARVPVHRGVQPLEIKGSPQDGVSAVEFALPGGKRLELACDAVALGYHLRPETQLADLAGCRFLFDEDARQWLPQIDADGRSSIKGVYLAGDGARVRGADAAERSGRLAALAAMQDHGMAVDGVEPLRAELVRFSRFAAGLREAFPWPAKFAASLPDETIVCRCEAITAGELRRVVSATGAREANRAKAFSRVGMGRCQGRYCGHAGAEIIAAAACVPLASVGRLRGQAPVKPLPVALTEEAGAEVMGEVSSEVRE; encoded by the coding sequence ATGGCCCCGCGTGTAGCCATCATCGGGGCCGGGCCGGCGGGCGTACGCGCGGCTGAGGCGCTGGTCGAAACGGGGCTGCGGCCCGTGGTGGTCGACGAAGGGCGGCGCGACGGCGGGCAGATTTATCGACGTCAGCCGGACGGGTTTTCGCGCAGCTACGAGACGCTCTATGGCACCGAGGCCGCGCGCGCCGAGTCGTTGCATCAGAGCTTCGACGCGTTGAAAAGCAAAATCGACTATCTGCCGGAAACGCTGGTCTGGAACATCTCGCCGAACACCTTGCATCTGGTGAGCGGCACGCGTTACCGCACGCTCGTATTCGACGCGCTGATCGTCTGCAGCGGCGCGACGGACCGGCTGATGCCCGTCAAGGGCTGGCACCAGGCCGGCGCCTATAGCCTCGGCGGCGCGCAGGTCGCGCTGAAATCGCAAGGCTGCGCGATCGGCTCGCGCGTCGTGATGATGGGCAGCGGTCCGCTGCTGTACCTCGTGGCCGCGCAGTACGTGAAGGCGGGCGCGCAGGTGGCGGCGGTGCTCGATACGTCGACTTTCATACAGCGCGTGGCCGCGTTGCCGCGCCTGCTGGCGATTCCCGCCGCGCTCAGAAAAGGTATCGCGTTGACGCGCGTGCTGGCCGCGGCGCGTGTACCGGTTCATCGCGGCGTGCAGCCCCTGGAGATCAAAGGCTCGCCGCAAGACGGCGTGAGCGCGGTCGAGTTCGCGCTGCCCGGCGGCAAGCGTCTCGAACTGGCTTGCGATGCCGTTGCGCTCGGCTATCACCTGCGTCCCGAGACGCAACTCGCGGACCTCGCGGGTTGCCGCTTCCTGTTCGACGAGGACGCCCGGCAGTGGCTGCCGCAAATCGACGCCGACGGCCGCAGCAGCATCAAGGGCGTCTATCTGGCGGGCGATGGCGCCAGGGTGCGCGGCGCCGACGCGGCGGAACGCTCGGGCCGTCTCGCCGCGCTGGCCGCGATGCAGGATCACGGCATGGCGGTCGACGGCGTGGAACCCTTGCGTGCCGAACTCGTGCGCTTCTCGCGGTTTGCCGCGGGCTTGCGCGAAGCCTTCCCGTGGCCGGCGAAATTCGCCGCGTCGCTGCCGGACGAAACGATCGTCTGCCGTTGCGAAGCGATCACCGCTGGCGAATTGCGCCGCGTGGTGAGCGCGACCGGCGCGCGGGAAGCCAATCGCGCGAAGGCGTTTTCGCGCGTCGGCATGGGCCGCTGCCAGGGGCGCTATTGCGGCCACGCCGGGGCGGAAATCATCGCGGCCGCGGCATGCGTGCCGCTGGCGTCGGTGGGACGGCTGCGCGGCCAGGCGCCGGTCAAACCGCTGCCGGTGGCGCTGACCGAAGAGGCGGGCGCTGAAGTGATGGGCGAGGTGAGCAGCGAGGTGAGGGAATGA
- a CDS encoding (2Fe-2S)-binding protein, protein MSGRFVRVAEAGRKTFPITVDGVVREAAEGDTLMVALLTGVGALRDSEFGDGRRAGFCLMGACQDCWVWTAQGERLRACSTPAMPGMSIVTSLAQAAEGVWPRV, encoded by the coding sequence ATGAGCGGACGATTTGTGCGCGTCGCGGAAGCCGGCCGCAAAACCTTTCCGATTACCGTGGACGGAGTGGTGCGCGAAGCCGCCGAAGGCGACACGCTGATGGTCGCGCTGCTCACCGGCGTGGGCGCGCTGCGCGATTCCGAATTCGGCGACGGCCGGCGCGCGGGCTTCTGCCTGATGGGCGCCTGCCAGGACTGCTGGGTGTGGACCGCGCAAGGCGAGCGCCTGCGTGCCTGCAGTACGCCCGCCATGCCCGGCATGTCGATCGTCACCAGTCTGGCGCAAGCCGCGGAGGGTGTATGGCCCCGCGTGTAG
- a CDS encoding ABC transporter permease — protein MKAHAQRLIAARLGLALLTLLLVSAVVFAITGLLPGDAAQQALGQAATPEAVAALRHQFGLDQPALQRYFVWLLHVVSGNFGTSLSNNLPVSHLIATRLPNSLVLAGLTALVSVPVALTIGISSAMFRGSLLDRTLNVLTLSTVAVPEFLIATIAVLIFAVKLRWLPALSYLSEVHSFGALLRIYAMPVMTLCCVLVAQMARMTRAAVLDQLNSSYVEMALLKGASPVRVVWRHVLPNTIGPIANAVALSLSYLFGGVVIVESIFNYPGLASLMVDAVTNRDMPLVQGCVMVFCAAYLALVLIADLCQIVSNPRLRR, from the coding sequence ATGAAAGCCCATGCGCAACGTCTCATCGCCGCGCGCCTCGGCCTCGCGCTGCTCACACTGCTGCTGGTGTCGGCAGTCGTGTTCGCCATCACCGGGCTGCTGCCCGGCGATGCGGCCCAGCAGGCGCTCGGCCAGGCGGCGACCCCCGAAGCCGTCGCCGCCTTGCGGCATCAGTTCGGCCTCGACCAGCCGGCGCTGCAACGCTACTTCGTGTGGCTCCTGCATGTGGTCAGCGGCAACTTCGGCACCTCTTTGTCTAACAATCTGCCGGTCAGCCACCTGATTGCGACGCGCCTGCCGAACTCGCTGGTGCTGGCCGGTCTGACGGCGCTGGTCTCGGTGCCCGTGGCGCTGACGATCGGCATTTCGTCGGCGATGTTTCGCGGCTCGCTGCTCGACCGTACGCTCAACGTGCTCACGCTCTCGACCGTCGCCGTGCCGGAATTCCTCATCGCGACGATCGCCGTGCTGATCTTCGCCGTGAAGCTGCGCTGGCTGCCGGCACTGTCGTATCTGTCCGAAGTGCATTCGTTCGGCGCGCTGCTGCGCATCTACGCGATGCCGGTGATGACGCTGTGCTGCGTGCTGGTCGCGCAGATGGCGCGCATGACGCGCGCCGCGGTGCTCGATCAGCTCAATTCGTCGTACGTGGAAATGGCCCTGCTCAAGGGCGCCTCGCCGGTGCGCGTGGTGTGGCGGCACGTGTTGCCGAACACCATCGGGCCGATTGCCAACGCGGTCGCGCTGAGCCTCTCGTACCTGTTCGGCGGCGTGGTGATCGTCGAATCGATTTTCAACTATCCGGGCCTCGCGAGCCTGATGGTGGACGCGGTGACCAACCGCGACATGCCGCTCGTGCAAGGCTGCGTGATGGTCTTCTGCGCGGCGTATCTGGCGCTCGTGCTGATCGCCGACCTGTGTCAAATCGTCTCCAACCCGAGGCTGCGTCGATGA
- a CDS encoding NAD(P)/FAD-dependent oxidoreductase, with protein MKLDSYWLDTAPPLLSACEGPVDGQTDVVVIGGGFTGLSAAQALGKRGAAVSVLDAGRIGGGASGRNGGQVNTGVAQDFAALVAQLGVERASACYRAFSDAVDTVERLIREENIDCNYMATGKLKLASKPHHLAHLEKTAEAIRRAVDTDIELIDRSRIRSEIQSDSFYGGLLQRHGGQMHMGKFTVGLAEAAVRRGAKLYENAAVTAIAKDGGGFRITTARGEVRAKQVLIATGPSRHGPFGWYRRRLAPVGSFIVVTEPVAPALLAQVFPNRRAYTTTRLMHNYFRVTPDSRLLFGGRARFTASERPSDAKSGRILQEGLASMFPMLASARIDYCWGGLVDMSADRLPHAGQHDGVYFSMGYSGHGTQMSTHMGQVMADVMDGREDRNPWRESEWPAIPGHTGKPWFLPLVGTYYRIKDIFY; from the coding sequence ATGAAGCTCGATTCCTATTGGCTCGACACCGCGCCGCCCCTGCTTTCGGCGTGCGAGGGTCCGGTCGACGGCCAGACCGATGTGGTGGTGATCGGCGGCGGCTTTACCGGGTTGTCGGCGGCGCAGGCGTTGGGCAAGCGCGGCGCCGCGGTGAGCGTGCTCGACGCGGGCCGCATCGGCGGCGGCGCGTCCGGGCGCAACGGCGGGCAGGTCAATACCGGGGTCGCGCAGGACTTCGCCGCGCTGGTCGCGCAACTCGGTGTGGAGCGGGCGAGCGCCTGCTACCGCGCGTTCTCGGATGCGGTCGATACGGTCGAGCGCCTGATTCGCGAGGAAAACATCGACTGCAACTACATGGCGACCGGCAAGCTGAAACTCGCGTCCAAGCCGCATCACCTCGCGCATCTGGAGAAGACGGCTGAAGCGATTCGCCGTGCGGTCGATACGGATATCGAACTGATCGACCGCAGCCGTATCCGCAGCGAAATCCAGTCCGACAGTTTTTACGGCGGACTGCTGCAACGGCACGGCGGTCAGATGCATATGGGCAAGTTCACGGTCGGCCTCGCGGAGGCGGCGGTGCGCCGCGGCGCGAAGCTGTACGAGAACGCGGCCGTCACCGCCATTGCGAAAGACGGCGGCGGCTTCCGGATCACCACGGCGCGCGGCGAAGTGCGCGCGAAGCAGGTGCTGATCGCAACCGGCCCGTCGCGGCATGGCCCGTTCGGCTGGTATCGCAGGCGCCTCGCACCGGTCGGTTCGTTCATCGTCGTGACGGAACCCGTCGCCCCGGCCTTGCTGGCGCAAGTGTTTCCGAACCGGCGCGCGTACACCACCACGCGTTTGATGCACAACTACTTCCGCGTGACGCCCGATTCGCGCTTGCTGTTCGGCGGCCGCGCGCGCTTCACGGCGTCCGAACGGCCGTCCGATGCGAAGAGCGGACGCATCCTGCAGGAAGGGCTCGCTTCGATGTTCCCGATGCTCGCGAGCGCGCGCATCGACTATTGCTGGGGCGGTCTGGTGGATATGAGCGCCGACCGTCTGCCGCATGCCGGGCAGCACGACGGCGTCTATTTCTCGATGGGCTACAGCGGCCACGGCACGCAGATGTCGACGCACATGGGCCAGGTGATGGCCGACGTGATGGACGGCCGCGAAGACCGCAATCCGTGGCGCGAGTCCGAGTGGCCCGCGATTCCCGGCCACACCGGCAAGCCGTGGTTCCTGCCGCTGGTGGGGACGTACTACCGCATCAAAGACATTTTTTATTGA
- a CDS encoding ABC transporter permease, with product MMSQPTNPHHIPHAGTELYDVRRDELVVEPAPVEAQALKHGVFKRLVHRFSILGLIGLLMVSFWLLVAFIGPLVAPYKGGALTSTEIFGRYSAAYPLGTDYLGRDMLSRILYGARYTVGLALAAAVLASVIGTFFGLLAAVSGRWVDETLSRLFDALISIPSKVLALVVIAAFGSSIPMLTTVAALAYIPGAFRISRSLAVNLMGLEYVQVARARGEGIFYIARVEVLPNMIHPMLADFGLRFVFIVLLLSGLSFLGLGVQPPNADWGSLVRENIGGLSEGAPAVLMPAVAIATLTIGMNLLIDNLRRRGRSHGGA from the coding sequence ATGATGAGCCAACCTACCAATCCCCACCATATTCCTCACGCCGGCACGGAGCTGTATGACGTGCGCCGTGACGAACTGGTCGTCGAGCCCGCGCCTGTAGAAGCGCAGGCGCTGAAACACGGCGTGTTCAAACGCCTCGTGCACCGCTTCTCGATACTCGGCCTGATCGGCCTGCTGATGGTGTCGTTCTGGCTGCTGGTCGCGTTCATCGGGCCGCTCGTCGCACCGTACAAGGGCGGCGCGCTGACCTCGACGGAAATTTTCGGCCGCTATAGCGCGGCGTATCCGCTCGGCACCGACTATCTCGGCCGCGACATGCTCAGCCGGATTCTCTACGGCGCGCGCTACACGGTCGGCCTCGCGCTGGCCGCGGCGGTCCTTGCCAGTGTGATCGGCACGTTCTTCGGCCTGCTCGCGGCGGTGTCGGGGCGCTGGGTCGATGAAACCCTGAGCCGTCTGTTCGACGCGCTGATTTCGATTCCGAGCAAGGTGCTCGCGCTCGTCGTGATCGCCGCGTTCGGTTCGTCGATTCCGATGCTGACCACGGTGGCAGCGCTCGCCTACATTCCCGGCGCGTTCCGGATCTCGCGCTCGCTCGCGGTGAACCTGATGGGCCTCGAATACGTGCAGGTGGCGCGGGCGCGCGGCGAAGGCATTTTCTATATCGCGCGGGTCGAAGTGCTGCCCAACATGATTCATCCGATGCTTGCCGATTTCGGCCTGCGCTTCGTGTTCATCGTGCTGCTGCTAAGCGGGCTCTCCTTCCTGGGTCTGGGCGTGCAGCCGCCGAACGCCGATTGGGGTTCGCTCGTGCGCGAGAACATCGGCGGCCTGTCGGAAGGCGCGCCCGCCGTGCTGATGCCCGCCGTCGCGATTGCGACGCTGACCATCGGCATGAATCTGCTGATCGACAACCTGCGGCGTCGCGGCCGTAGCCACGGAGGTGCGTGA
- a CDS encoding ABC transporter substrate-binding protein, with protein MNKENSQHGALGLGSELERLTAKGASRRGVLRAMAAAGMMSVTGAGLLTASGAALAQAKPKQGGRIRVATQSASAADTLDPAKGALGTDYVRGFMFYNCLTELDSHLGAKMSLATSLDTKDATVWVVKLRSGVQFHDGKALAPADVVYSIMRHKDPATASKAKTLADQIKEVKATGPNEVTITLEGPNADLPVILATSHFQIIKDGTKDFKTAIGTGPFKVKEFSPGVRTVGVRNEKYWKPGMPHLDEIELIGIGDESARVNALLSGDVQLINAVSPRSTTQIKGAGGFSVLETKTGLYTDLVVRDEGGITGNDDFRRGMMYLQDREQMRRAIFQGYGTIGNDQPIDPTNKYYLAGLPQRAFDPDKAKFHFQKAKVGSAPIQIFASPAAEGSVEMAMFLQQVAPQAGLNLQVSRVPADGYWSNHWMKHPLGFGNVNARPSADVIFTQFFKSDAPWNEANWKSPKFDQLLIQARGEPDDAKRKKIYGDMQVLVHETGGVGIPLFQSSLDAYTDKLKGLGSIPLAGLMGFMFAENVWLET; from the coding sequence ATGAATAAGGAAAACTCGCAACATGGCGCTCTTGGACTCGGAAGCGAGCTGGAGCGATTGACTGCCAAAGGCGCGTCGCGTCGCGGCGTGCTGCGCGCGATGGCCGCGGCCGGCATGATGTCGGTCACGGGCGCCGGCTTGCTCACCGCAAGCGGCGCGGCGCTCGCGCAGGCCAAACCGAAGCAGGGCGGCAGGATCCGTGTGGCGACGCAATCCGCTTCCGCGGCCGACACGCTCGACCCCGCGAAGGGCGCGCTCGGTACGGACTATGTCCGTGGCTTCATGTTCTACAACTGCCTGACCGAACTCGATTCGCATCTCGGCGCGAAGATGTCGCTGGCGACGTCGCTGGATACAAAAGACGCCACCGTGTGGGTCGTCAAGCTGCGCAGCGGCGTGCAGTTCCACGACGGCAAAGCGCTCGCGCCGGCCGACGTGGTGTATTCGATCATGCGCCACAAGGACCCGGCCACCGCCTCCAAAGCGAAGACGCTGGCCGACCAGATCAAGGAAGTGAAGGCCACGGGCCCGAACGAAGTGACGATCACGCTCGAAGGTCCGAACGCCGATCTGCCGGTGATTCTCGCCACCTCGCATTTCCAGATCATCAAGGACGGCACCAAGGACTTCAAAACGGCGATCGGCACCGGCCCGTTCAAGGTCAAGGAATTCTCCCCGGGCGTGCGCACGGTCGGCGTGCGAAACGAGAAGTACTGGAAGCCGGGCATGCCGCACCTCGACGAAATCGAACTGATCGGCATCGGCGACGAATCGGCGCGCGTGAACGCGCTGCTCTCCGGCGACGTGCAACTGATCAACGCGGTGAGCCCGCGTTCCACGACCCAGATCAAGGGCGCGGGCGGCTTCTCGGTGCTGGAAACGAAGACCGGCCTGTACACCGACCTCGTAGTGCGCGACGAAGGCGGCATTACCGGCAACGACGATTTCCGGCGTGGCATGATGTACCTGCAGGACCGCGAGCAGATGCGCCGCGCGATCTTCCAGGGTTACGGCACCATCGGCAACGACCAGCCGATCGATCCGACCAACAAGTACTACCTGGCCGGCTTGCCGCAACGCGCCTTCGATCCGGACAAGGCGAAGTTCCATTTCCAGAAGGCGAAGGTGGGCAGCGCGCCGATCCAGATTTTCGCGTCGCCGGCGGCCGAAGGCTCGGTTGAAATGGCGATGTTCCTGCAGCAGGTCGCGCCGCAAGCCGGTCTGAATCTGCAAGTGTCGCGCGTGCCGGCCGACGGCTACTGGTCGAACCACTGGATGAAGCATCCGCTGGGTTTCGGCAACGTCAATGCGCGTCCGAGCGCCGACGTGATCTTCACGCAGTTCTTCAAGTCGGACGCACCGTGGAACGAAGCGAACTGGAAAAGCCCGAAGTTCGACCAACTGCTGATTCAGGCGCGCGGCGAACCGGACGACGCCAAACGCAAAAAAATCTACGGCGACATGCAGGTGCTGGTGCATGAAACCGGCGGCGTCGGTATTCCTCTGTTCCAGAGTTCGCTCGACGCGTACACGGACAAGCTCAAGGGCCTCGGCTCGATTCCGCTCGCCGGCCTGATGGGCTTCATGTTCGCGGAGAACGTCTGGCTCGAAACCTGA